One genomic window of Gemmatimonadales bacterium includes the following:
- the rfbC gene encoding dTDP-4-dehydrorhamnose 3,5-epimerase codes for MIVEVTALPGVLLLVPRVFGDPRGYFLESFNRRVFQEAGLPVEFVQDNHSRSRAGVLRGLHYQLPHPQGKLVRVARGRVFDVAADIRVGSPTFGRWVGVELSDENARMLWVPPGFAHGFCALSDPADVAYKCTELYHPEGERGVRWDDPDLAIEWPVHDPLLSPKDAAYLPLGAARDDLPRYAERHGE; via the coding sequence ATGATCGTCGAGGTGACCGCGCTCCCCGGCGTGCTGCTGCTCGTTCCGCGGGTCTTCGGCGACCCGCGCGGGTACTTTCTCGAATCGTTCAATCGCCGCGTGTTCCAGGAGGCGGGCCTGCCGGTCGAGTTCGTGCAGGACAACCACAGCCGCTCGCGCGCGGGCGTGTTACGCGGGTTGCATTACCAGCTCCCCCACCCGCAGGGCAAGCTGGTCCGCGTCGCGCGCGGGCGCGTCTTCGACGTGGCCGCCGATATCCGGGTAGGCTCGCCGACGTTCGGGCGCTGGGTGGGCGTCGAGCTGAGCGACGAGAACGCGCGGATGCTCTGGGTTCCACCCGGATTCGCGCACGGCTTCTGCGCCCTCTCCGACCCGGCCGACGTGGCGTACAAGTGCACCGAGCTGTATCACCCGGAGGGTGAGCGCGGCGTGCGCTGGGACGACCCGGACCTCGCCATCGAGTGGCCGGTCCACGATCCGCTCCTCTCGCCCAAGGACGCCGCCTACTTGCCGCTCGGCGCCGCGCGCGACGATCTTCCGCGATACGCGGAGCGACACGGCGAGTGA